The nucleotide sequence tgcaaaacatttcATCCCTAAATATCCTGAATACCACAGGTAACCTTttctggaaaataaatgacacaTTGTTCAAATGAAGGATACTATAAAAAAGGTTCATTTTATGGTGATACATGACCATAAACTCACTGTCTGTAGGTTCATATGAGGCTAATGAAATGCAACATATGTAGTTTTGTTGAAATCATTTTAATCCTTCAAAGAACATCAAAGTTGCTCACACCCTTGTTACATCCGGCCTTGTGTTCATTCCTTCATTTAACAGTAAATCAGGTCAGGAAAGTCTATTTTTTCAGTCTTAATTTAACGGACACTGTTCATCACCTGACTCATTACAATGCACATGACAGCCCCCTTATCTTTGTGTCAGACTGTCACATTCAAACTATTATATCTGCTCTCAACACTAGATTTTAAACACGCGTAAACTGTTTGCATGCAGGAGTGGCTGCACAGTATAATTGTGTCAGTCTAATGTGATGTGCTGTTTCCCTGAGCCTCGACAAGAGTAGAGCAGTAAGCACAAAGCTCTGGAGTCAAGTATGAACTTGTTTTATTCTGACTACTCTGCTATAAACCCGAATCGTCTGTCCTGTCACATAGTTCACATACTGAGCAACCACAATGTTAGTCATATGAATCCAATTTTGTTGTGTTATAAGTTGCAAGTGTTGCAGTAAGCCAGCATGCACAGTAGGACCATCacactgaaaaataataatttgttttattatttacatgtTTGCTTTTTCTTCTGTGACATTTGAAAAGGTCTCGTGAAGAAGGCGTATGGCGTACAGCTGACATACCTGCCGACCAGACCTTGTGTGGGATTATTTACTACAATCTACTACAATCTTGTGTGATTTCTGGCatgaaacaaacactgacacaaaccCACAGACTCATCTGTTCTCTATTTAAACTAGTTGAATTGTAAAATCTGCCTGAGGCCACTTGTTTTATGACCTTAAACtgtggaacttttttttttaacttggctTTCAATTTGGGTTAGTTTTACAAGTATTACTGTtaaagttttgttgttttgttaccaaattgtttttgtttgtctttctttcacTTATTGCTGTAGCTATACTTTCTATTTTTCCTCAGCATTTTTCTGAAAGACATGTTGCATGATTAGAAAAAATATCTAACAAAAAGTGCCAGGGTTCAGGTGTGTGGTGTTCATTCAGGACTATGTTGTTTTATAAAGAACAGCGCCACCTGTCGTCATCAGCGGAGAGGCTTCAGATTGGTTCAGCCGTTGCCTGGATACGACGCAACATGCAGACCCAACCACAGCTGTATGTAACCTGGAAACACTAACACCTTTGAACAGTTTTATTTGGTTGTAAACTTTCTTTCTTTAGTTACTGAATTATACTAAATATAAATGGCATCGGTGGTTCAACACGGCCGGAGAACAGGCTCCAACAGGAGAGGTGAGAGCTGAGGAAACAGAGTTTTGGTTGACTTTGCTGAAGGTAgctagctgttaacgttagctgttatgGCTAATAATTTAAATACTGCAACATTAAACTCAAGTCAGAACAATTTAAAAGTGGCACTGAATATACAGGTTGTTTAATATTTATGTATCTGTCGTGCCCACTGTTGTAGCCACTCTCAAATGAAAACAACTTCCTGTTATAAGGTTGCTATGCTGTTTttctatttattcatatttgtcAAATGAAAGGCCATAACAGTTAGCTAAAAATCTCAAAGAACAACCTCACCTTATGAAGAAGCGTTGAACTTTCCCCTCATTTTATTGAATAATTTAAGTGCCCACTCATATATTGTGTAGTTACAAGATACAATATCGGTGGTAAAAATATTGAATCCCTTCACTGATATTCATAAGCAACcatattttttatacatttatacttGTAACCCATTGTATACAGTGGCGGCACCTGTTTGCACCTTACTGTTTGTTATTCTGTtatatttttttgcactttacTGTAAggtaatttttatattttgtaccTTAGAGTGAGCTAGTTCTTATATTTGCACCTTATTGTTATGTAGTTTGTATATGTAGTTCTAAATTTGATATATATTGTAGTTTAGGTTTGCTACATTGCTTTTCTACTTATGTTAGTCCTTGCATGCTTTGTATGCACTCCTAGAACTTTGTATTGCAACTgctcttatcttatcttatcttatcttatcttatcttatcttatcttaggtCATATACATCtatctaactttttttttgcctgaaaaAAGACCAATTCAAATTCATTAAGAGGCAAAATATATCTGAAGAGCCTTTAAAATTCAGAACATTTTGGACAGTATGGAAAAAATGTTCCATGTGTAACTACAGAATGTAAACTTGCAACATGGAAGAAATAAATATGCATCACATTACTTCCTGGATAAAATCATTTGCTGTAACATGTgactttttaattattaatctgGCCAGTCCACAAAGTGATGGTGCATATTTTCAGCCCATTATGTGTTCTAGATGCAGTCTGTCGTCTTACAGTAATGTCTTCCTTATAGCGTCTTCAGCTGAAGAAGCCAGCAGGATGATGCAGCCACCAGACCTCCGGCAAGTCACTGTCTTAACCAAGGCCGAATGGCTGAGGATTCAAGATGATCTGAACCAGGTTAATAAAGACAAGGAGAGAATGAGAGAAGCAGCGAAGCAGAGAGAGGCCCTGCACCTGCAATCAAAAGAGGTGGTGAAGCTGTGGTCCAATACCATCGCTGTAAGTCACCTGAACTGGGCTTTTATCAGATTTTACTTGCTGTGGTTGTAAGGTTGCACACTTTGCATCAAGGTAAAAGGTTAACACGCTGTATGTTTCTCTGTATCAAAGGGTCAAAGGCAGAAAAAGCTAGAGGCAAAGAAGATCCGGGAGGAGattgaggaggagaaaaggaaatTGATGGATAAAGAAGAGGCCGAATATCGGGAGCAGCAGCGGAAAGAGGCTGTCAAAAAAGCCAAGACTCAGCTGTATTATCAAACTGACCGTGTTAAAGGGTTACATGTTAGTGTCACTAGGTTGTACATGTTTAGCTATATATAAGTTTGATGTTTTGGGATAGTGAGTGACTGTTACTACTTCCACAGCGTGCGCTCTTGCTGACGGAGGTCCTGAAGGAGAGGGAGGCTCAGATTGAGCTGAAGCAAAGAATCAAGAGTGCCTCTAAAGATGTCGACAAGGAATTCCTGGATACGGTAAAGAACAAAGACGAGAGAGCCTTGAAACAGGAGCAGGAGAAAGCACTTCAGAAAAAGCTTGAGAGACAGGCTGTTGCAGAGGACATAAAGAAACAGTAAGTCACATCAAACCAAAGCAGCGCTTACATGCTGCAGGAGAATATGTGCCTAACGTCCTATTTTGCAGGCCAACTATTCCTGGTTGTGATTAATTTCAAGTAGTAATCTGACAGAAAGGCTTGAGTTAAAAAGTATTGCCTCACAAGAGAATATGCTTCCTTTTCTTTAGGATCAAGGACAATGAGCTAGTGAAAGAGCGACAGAAGTTAGAGGACAAAAAGGACGGAGAGGAAGCCCAACGCCTTCAAGAGCTCTACCAGTGGGAGCAAAGGATGGAGGAAGAAAGACAAGCAGAGCTGAAGAGAAACCTCATGCACGCTCACCTGGTGGGGCCTTAGCAGCACGGATTATCTAGTATTTGTATTCTTACTTCTAACACACAAGCTTACGACTGTATACTCTGTATTTACAGGAATATATCTCCAATCAAGATCTCATAAAAGCGACAGATGCACAGAAACAGGAGGCTGAAGAGGAGCAAAGGaaactttttctctctgcaaaacaaaaaatgataaagttacggaaagaaaaagaaaaggagttGTTTAGGTAAGAGCcagcaaaacaaacatcatCAACAGCCGTGTCCTCGCTCCACATGCAGTGGATTCCAGGTGTGTCACAGTCATACTTGTTTCATTCTTCAGCGAGGCCCAGATGCGCCGCGAGAGGATCATGAACAAGCTGAGTGtcacgcagcagcagcagaccgACAATGAGGAGCAGAGGATCGCAAAGGCTGTCGCTGAACAGGATGCAAAACAGGCCcaacagcagagggaggaggaggagaagaaggcagCAATGTTGGAGTCTATTGTCGCTCACAGAGAATTAATGGTAACAGTGGTTTAGATGCTACACCTGCAAAACACAAATTTACTGTGGCATAAAGCTTTTGTCGAGCTATTAATATGAAGTCATTAATGTGTCATCGTGACCTgtgcatgggtggattatgaaaCAATGGGCCCCATCACcttcctacataggagcaagacacataCTTGGTGGTGTGTTTAAATCTCTTTGTACTCATTATATATcgttttgtggttttgtgtctccttgtggttgttttctgtctcattggggtaatttgtgtcctttttggtcattttgtgtcgctttgttgtcattttgtgttttctttgcgTTTGTttgtccttgtggttgttttgtctctttgtcttatttttgtgactgtttgtggctgttttttgtctctttgaggtaatttagtcttgttttaaattgttttgtttctctttgtagtcattttgtgtctccttgtgtctttttgtagttcttTGGAGGTAATTTCGACCTTCATTGAGGCAATttcttttttggtcgttttgtctttctctgtcatcatcttgtgtctctgtgtagactttttgtatctttgtggttgtagttttgtctttttgtggtcgTTTGGATGTCTTTGAccttaattttgtgtctctatgaggTAATTTGGTGTTACtgaagtaatttttttttattatttggtcATTTTGGGTCCCCTTAGAGTTATCttctgtctttttgtagttctttttcatttcaatttggtcattttgtgtgtctttgtggttgttctgtgtctctttgtagtctctttgtgtctttgtggttatATTCTTGTCTTTTCGTAGTTGTTTGAGTCTCTTTTAgcttaattttgtgtctctctgag is from Epinephelus moara isolate mb chromosome 7, YSFRI_EMoa_1.0, whole genome shotgun sequence and encodes:
- the cfap210 gene encoding cilia- and flagella- associated protein 210, translated to MASVVQHGRRTGSNRRASSAEEASRMMQPPDLRQVTVLTKAEWLRIQDDLNQVNKDKERMREAAKQREALHLQSKEVVKLWSNTIAGQRQKKLEAKKIREEIEEEKRKLMDKEEAEYREQQRKEAVKKAKTQLYYQTDRVKGLHRALLLTEVLKEREAQIELKQRIKSASKDVDKEFLDTVKNKDERALKQEQEKALQKKLERQAVAEDIKKQIKDNELVKERQKLEDKKDGEEAQRLQELYQWEQRMEEERQAELKRNLMHAHLEYISNQDLIKATDAQKQEAEEEQRKLFLSAKQKMIKLRKEKEKELFSEAQMRRERIMNKLSVTQQQQTDNEEQRIAKAVAEQDAKQAQQQREEEEKKAAMLESIVAHRELMRQEKEQRDKAAKQNAQDTLEAKKEADRIFTEKQQLKVQKVKEDGRKVQDFNATEMAQKIARNQQLRKNEHEFQVMNAELIAEEENQFQQYSKDVINAAAQAQRNVFPLCKAAREGIGGGLGPIFSGVRPSYLVQDSTGAQMPTYVSDATQNIKRLNEVMDIQDAKKRLGFTWS